GTCCGCGCCGGCGCAACAGCGCGAGGGCTTTGGCATAACTGCTCGGAATTTCATTGCGCTGCGCGGTTCGGGATTTGCGAGCGCGCGAAAGGGCGAAGAGGAGCGCGCCGAGCAGCGCGACGAGCAAAATCATTTCGATGCTGACGTTGAGTTCGAGGTTTCCGGACTGATTGCGTTTCAATTCGAAAGGGCTGGAAGTCGAAGATGCGTCGCGAATGGATCGCCAGGCGAGCCAGGTCGAGCGAACCATCTGCACCTGGTCCGAGGTGTCGAAGTCGACCACTCGCTGGTACCACCACAATTCGAGCGTGCTGGCGATATCCGCAATCTGGCTCGCGAGGCTGGCTGGAATGTCCTCTCGGGTGCGAAGATTCGGTGGCGTGGGGTCGTAGCGCACCCAGCCCGCGTTTTCGTAGTGCACCTCTACCCATGCGTGGGCGTCTGCCCGGGTCAGTTCGACAAAATCGCCCATCTCATTCAACTGGCCCCCCGCAAATCCGTTCACGAGTCGACTCGAAAAACCGGCCGACCGCGCCAGTACCACCATTGCGCTGGCAAAATACTCGCAGTGACCGGACAGCTCACCGAGTAGAAAGCCTTCGACGGGAGAGTTTCCGAGTGCGGGGTCCATCGCGCGGGGGGTGTCGGTATAGCTCCCTTCACTGCGCAGATAGGTTTCGAGGGCTCGCATTCGGTCGGCGTCGGTATCGCGATCCGCCGTGATTCGTTGTGCGAGTTCTTGAATTGCGGAAACCATCGGCGGCAGGTTCAGGAAGGCGTCGGGCCGGCGACGCGGTCGGACGATTCGATCGTCCCGCAGCTCGAAGTCCGTCGGGTGGTACGCTTCAGTTCGAATCGTGTACCGGATTCGCCGCGACTGATCCGTTGGTGAGTAGAGGCTGCCGTTGACGTCCACTTCAATGCGCACAATGGTGCCGCTCACAAAGCGCGCTTCGCCCGATCCGAACAGAACGCCACCCGTGACGGGTTCGCGCACGATGCGTTGCACCAGTGCTTCACGCGCCGGCGTCCGAGCGAGATCGATGCCAAAGGTCGGACTTCCCCCCGGTGCGCTTCGCATTGCGGGAGTCACCGACCAGCGTTCGCCGTCGAAGTGGTCGAATGCCAACCCGCGCCAATACCCCACTCGGGCAATGGGTGCAGTCCCCTCGAGCGTTTCGACTCGCAGCACGACCGCCGAATCCTTGCGAATCTTGCCAATCGTCCCCAGTCGCACTTCATTCGTGAAACCCGAGACGGCGTGACCGTTTTGACCACCGTGCTCGATCATTGACGATCGGAATCTCGGCAGCAGCGTGAAGATTACCAACGCAAGTACAATTGAGAGGGCCGAGCCAATGATCGTGGTTCTGGCCAGCCCCGCAGTCATTACCCGCTGAGTACGGCCATGATCTCCCGCTTCGATCGCTTCGCTGCGAAGGGTGTGGACCATCAGCGTCCAGGTTGTAGCCGCCAGGAAGAGAATCAACATCGGCGGGAAGAGCACACTGTCGGTGAGATTTGCGGCCAGGATGACCTGAAATAATGCGAGGGCCACCAACAGAAATTCACTCTTGCGGGGACGAGCGTCCAACAACTGCAGCCCCTGGGTCAAAACCGCAAAATGAGCGAGAGCGAT
This genomic interval from Myxococcales bacterium contains the following:
- a CDS encoding DUF3488 domain-containing protein, with amino-acid sequence MSRMQFRASVEDPRPAAAWLMVTMAVATLAITGQLATWALAACFTAVFYSLVYRLAPRPWQQSAGVLNTVLLVVCALSVVVSWRGGPVAIALAHFAVLTQGLQLLDARPRKSEFLLVALALFQVILAANLTDSVLFPPMLILFLAATTWTLMVHTLRSEAIEAGDHGRTQRVMTAGLARTTIIGSALSIVLALVIFTLLPRFRSSMIEHGGQNGHAVSGFTNEVRLGTIGKIRKDSAVVLRVETLEGTAPIARVGYWRGLAFDHFDGERWSVTPAMRSAPGGSPTFGIDLARTPAREALVQRIVREPVTGGVLFGSGEARFVSGTIVRIEVDVNGSLYSPTDQSRRIRYTIRTEAYHPTDFELRDDRIVRPRRRPDAFLNLPPMVSAIQELAQRITADRDTDADRMRALETYLRSEGSYTDTPRAMDPALGNSPVEGFLLGELSGHCEYFASAMVVLARSAGFSSRLVNGFAGGQLNEMGDFVELTRADAHAWVEVHYENAGWVRYDPTPPNLRTREDIPASLASQIADIASTLELWWYQRVVDFDTSDQVQMVRSTWLAWRSIRDASSTSSPFELKRNQSGNLELNVSIEMILLVALLGALLFALSRARKSRTAQRNEIPSSYAKALALLRRRGLPRAPSTTARDYAKQVELRVPLPASAAFREITEAYLAERFGEIREAGDDTLALLALRRELPRRLSVPGSCQAAEQASD